The following is a genomic window from Planctomycetota bacterium.
GGGCGATCTTCCCCATGAAGTGGTCCATCCGGTGCGTGGTCGCGGCGGCGACGAGGTGACGCTTCGCGCCGTCGGCGTCGCCTTCGGCCTCGGCCAGGAGGCCGAGGTACAGGTGGGCGTAGCACAGCTGGTTGCGCCGCGCCGAGTCGGGGCCGGTGGCGGCGGCGGCCAGGACCGCCTCGGCGGAGCCGGTGCCGCGGTAGAGTTCGAGCACTTCCTTCATTGGCACCCGCGCGTCGCTGCCGACCGGCAGCATGGCCTGCCGCGCCGCGGCGACGCCGCGCTGGCGCGCCACGCAGGCGAAGTGCCAGGTGACGTTTTCCACGTCGGCGGGATTGACCTCCTTGTGGCGCTCGAACTGCCGTTGGCCGTCGGCAAACCGGTCGGCGTAGTACTGCGCCAGCCCGCGCTGCCACAGCTCCGGCTCGATCTCGGGCCGCAGGGCGACCAGGTCGTCGAACAGCTTCGCCGACTCGCGCGGTTGGCCGGCGAACAGCCGGTCGACCGCCTCCGCGAACAGCTCGCGCGGGTCGGCGGCGACGGCCGGGCACAGCGCGAGCGCTGCCAGGAGCGGCAGGCCGGCCGCGAGCCGGCGGCGGCAGACACGGCCGGGGAGCCGCGAAGCAGGGATGATCATGACGCACTTCCCGAAGGAGCTGCCGGCGGCGCGACCGCCGGACGGACGACACCAGCGATCATCGTACCGTCGGGAACACGGCGGGCCCGGCGGGATGGTCCAGGCGCTGGCCGTGGATCAACGGCCGGTCGGCTCACCGCGCCGGTTCGGGGCGTGCCGCCCCGCGCCAATCGCGCCAGATCCAGGCGAGCATCTCGGGAAGCACCATCCCGCCATGCTTGCCGTTGTGGGCGCCGACGCCGCCGATGAACAGGTGGTCGTAGCCGGCGAACGCCAGGGCCTTCTGCATCTGGAGATTGCCGAGCCACCAGTTGCCATGCTGGTTGTCGAGGTCGTTTTCGCCGGCCTGGAGGGCGACGCGGATCGGCTTGGCCGCTCCCTTGGTCTTCCGCACGAGGGCCGGATAGTGGTCTCCCCCGCGGATGTCGGTAAAGCTGCCGACGTGGCTGATCACGTTGGCAAACAGATCGGGCCGCTCGAACGCCACCGTGAAGGCGCAGATGCCCCCCGACGAGATCCCGCAGATCGCCCGCCGCGTGGGGTCGGCGGTGAGCCGAACGCCGGCCGCCTTCAGCCGCTCGTCAGAGGCGGCGATCGAGAGGATCACCTCCTCGAGAAACTCGGCGTAGGTCGGCGACAGCGTGTCGTATTCGACGCTGCGGTTGTTCGGGGCCGGCTGCCATCCGGGCTTCTCGCCCGGCAGCGTGCGGCCGGAGTGACCGGGATCGACGAAGATCGCCGCCACCGGCGGGATCGTGCCGGCGTGGACGAGATTGTCGATGACGACAGGCGCGCGGAATTGCCCCTGCTCGTCGACGTAGGCATGGCCATCCTGAAACACGATCACGGCCAGCCCCTCGGCGCCGACCGTCTTCAGGATCGACTCGGCGGGGAGGTGAACCCACACCCGGCGGATCGTGCCGGGAAAAACTCCCCCCCCTGATGAGTTGTGGACGACCATCCGCGTCGTTCCGGCCGGCACACCCTCGCCGCGCGCCGTGCTCACCGGCGTGAGGACGTAGTCCTTGTCGTGGTCGACCGCCGGCGGCTGGGCCGCCACCGGCGCGGCAAAGGCGACCATCGCTGCAAGGGCGACCAGGGCGAATAGCCCGAAAAGCCCGGCAACCGCAGGAAGCCTGACAGGCAAGACAAACGCGACCAAGACAGACGCGACCTGCCCCAACCGCACGCGACAGGGGATACGAGAGGGCGCCCGAAGGGAGACGGCGAGCGAAACGGCGCCACGGATCCGGGAATCGGTCATCGGATGGCTCCAGGAGCAGAAGCTCTCTCGGCGAGGATACAGCCGCTGCCGGCAGCGACCATAGCCGGCCCATGGCGATCGGTCGCGCGCAACCCGACAACGGTCGCTCGCCGTGTGTCCAGTCACAAAGGACCCGCGAAGCCCATCCGCCGTCGCCCTCGCATCGGCCCGTCACCCACTGGCTGCGGGTCGATGCAAGAGCAGAGGCGCGGGGGGCGTCCCGCCTCTGTCGAGCCCGAGCGGAGGCTTTGCCACGCTCCCTCCCGGGAAGTCTCGAAACGCGCGAGAAAAAAACTTGACAATCAGACCGGCCAAGAAGTGATCTCCCATAGATCGGGAAAAAACGTATTTTTCTCGCAGTTTTTCAGGAACCGCTCCTGCAAGCACATCGATCCGCCGCCGGGTTTTTACGGTTGGCGTCGTGCAGGGTTCTTTCGGTTCCGTTCGGCACTCGCGTCTGCTGATCTGATTCCGCGCTCGGCCTTCGGGTCGGTCGTCTGATCGGATCGTGGCCGCGCCGGGCCCCATCGTTCGTCGCGCCGGGAGTAGGTATCCGGCGCTCGTTCGCGGGGGGCTGGGCTGTCGTGTGCCCGGCGGAGTGTCGCGCTCGCTCCTGCGCCGATGTCGTGCCGTCGCTGATCCGCCGTGGCGAATCGGGTGCGCGCGGGGTCCCCCGCAACGACTCACCCATTCGATCTCCCTTTTCCCGCCCGGCGCGGCCGGGCTCATTTCCCAGGAGTGTTTTCCATGTCGCGCAT
Proteins encoded in this region:
- a CDS encoding esterase family protein, whose product is MVAFAAPVAAQPPAVDHDKDYVLTPVSTARGEGVPAGTTRMVVHNSSGGGVFPGTIRRVWVHLPAESILKTVGAEGLAVIVFQDGHAYVDEQGQFRAPVVIDNLVHAGTIPPVAAIFVDPGHSGRTLPGEKPGWQPAPNNRSVEYDTLSPTYAEFLEEVILSIAASDERLKAAGVRLTADPTRRAICGISSGGICAFTVAFERPDLFANVISHVGSFTDIRGGDHYPALVRKTKGAAKPIRVALQAGENDLDNQHGNWWLGNLQMQKALAFAGYDHLFIGGVGAHNGKHGGMVLPEMLAWIWRDWRGAARPEPAR